From the Lathyrus oleraceus cultivar Zhongwan6 chromosome 4, CAAS_Psat_ZW6_1.0, whole genome shotgun sequence genome, one window contains:
- the LOC127076209 gene encoding agamous-like MADS-box protein AGL62, whose translation MNSSSENNTSEKHNHTCKKNPKIKKVEKSKHGVAFSKCKLGLFNKVTELSILCKAKTAIIITSPNKEIYTCGYPNPEAVINQFIDMENHVINNEIRKQDEETIETLSLQQEALLEQLQEEKNNLQDVLEAKNNSFYFPNWWNHSIDDMTLQSLEEYKDSLENLKLNLVSSLEGK comes from the coding sequence ATGAATTCTTCTTCTGAAAACAACACATCAGAAAAACACAACCACACATgcaagaaaaaccctaaaatcAAGAAAGTGGAAAAAAGCAAACATGGTGTGGCCTTCTCAAAATGCAAATTAGGACTTTTCAACAAGGTGACAGAGCTATCGATTCTATGCAAAGCAAAAACTGCAATCATCATCACTTCACCAAACAAAGAAATATATACATGTGGTTACCCTAATCCTGAAGCTGTTATTAATCAATTTATTGACATGGAAAACCATGTGATCAACAATGAAATAAGGAAGCAAGATGAAGAAACAATTGAAACCTTAAGTCTTCAACAAGAGGCACTTTTAGAACAATTGCAAGAAGAGAAGAATAATTTACAAGATGTATTAGAGGCAAAAAACAATAGTTTTTATTTTCCTAATTGGTGGAATCATTCTATTGATGACATGACTTTGCAATCTCTTGAGGAATATAAGGATTCTTTAGAAAATTTGAAGCTTAATTTAGTTTCATCTTTAGAAGGAAAATAG